One Aquificaceae bacterium genomic window carries:
- a CDS encoding acetyl-CoA carboxylase biotin carboxylase subunit: protein MFRKVLVANRGEVALRIIRACEELGIKTVAIYSEADTKSLYVKKADEAYLIPGDPIRAYLDYARIVDLAKSIGADAIHPGYGFLAENADFARYCKKKGITFIGPSPEHIELFGDKVKAKQAMQKLGIPTIPGSPEPLRNYEDAMHYAKEIGLPVILKSAYGGGGRGMRVVHSFEDLPRLFESAYREAETFFGKGDLFVEKYLDNPKHIEVQILGDMYGNVVHLGERDCSVQRKHQKIIEITPCPVLPQDIRQKMLGLSVKAMMQVGYYSAGTLEFLVDLKSGEFYFIEMNTRLQVEHTITEMVTGIDIVETMIRIAMGEPLPFTQSDITFRGYAIEFRINAEDPKRGFAPAPGRITAYYSPGGPGVRMDSGVYKDYVIPPYYDSMIAKMSVWALTWDRVLARARRAIDEFIVRGVPTNIPLHREIIRDPDFISGTFGIRFLEEKLPTYDFEIEGEEDPESLALAISAAIAAYYGL, encoded by the coding sequence ATGTTTAGGAAAGTTCTTGTTGCTAACAGGGGAGAGGTGGCTCTTAGAATAATAAGGGCGTGTGAGGAGCTTGGTATAAAGACTGTTGCCATATACTCAGAGGCGGATACTAAATCCCTTTATGTGAAAAAGGCGGATGAGGCTTACCTAATACCCGGCGACCCTATAAGAGCCTATCTTGACTACGCGAGAATAGTAGACCTTGCCAAGTCTATAGGTGCGGATGCCATACATCCGGGCTATGGTTTTCTTGCGGAGAACGCAGACTTTGCTCGTTATTGCAAGAAAAAGGGCATAACCTTCATAGGACCTTCTCCAGAGCATATTGAGCTCTTTGGAGACAAGGTAAAGGCAAAACAGGCTATGCAAAAGCTTGGCATTCCCACCATACCTGGGTCTCCGGAGCCTCTAAGAAACTACGAAGATGCCATGCATTATGCAAAGGAGATAGGTCTTCCTGTAATCCTTAAATCCGCCTACGGTGGTGGTGGTAGGGGTATGAGGGTGGTGCACAGCTTTGAAGACCTGCCAAGGCTTTTTGAATCTGCCTACAGAGAGGCGGAAACCTTTTTTGGAAAAGGAGACCTTTTTGTGGAGAAGTATTTAGACAACCCCAAGCATATAGAAGTTCAAATCTTGGGGGACATGTATGGTAATGTGGTTCACTTGGGCGAGAGGGACTGTTCTGTGCAAAGAAAACATCAGAAGATAATTGAGATTACTCCATGTCCTGTGCTTCCACAGGATATAAGACAGAAAATGCTGGGGCTTAGCGTAAAGGCTATGATGCAGGTGGGCTACTATAGTGCAGGGACCTTAGAGTTTTTGGTGGACCTAAAAAGTGGGGAGTTTTACTTTATAGAGATGAACACTCGTCTTCAGGTGGAGCATACCATCACAGAAATGGTAACGGGCATAGACATAGTGGAAACCATGATAAGGATTGCTATGGGCGAGCCACTGCCTTTTACGCAGAGCGATATTACCTTTAGAGGGTATGCCATTGAGTTTAGGATAAATGCGGAAGACCCAAAGAGGGGTTTTGCACCCGCTCCCGGTAGGATAACCGCCTACTACTCACCGGGTGGTCCTGGTGTAAGAATGGACTCTGGCGTCTATAAAGACTATGTGATACCACCTTACTATGATTCCATGATAGCCAAGATGAGCGTTTGGGCTCTCACTTGGGATAGGGTGTTGGCAAGGGCAAGAAGGGCTATAGATGAGTTTATTGTGAGAGGAGTTCCCACCAACATACCCCTACATAGGGAGATAATAAGAGACCCAGACTTTATATCTGGCACTTTTGGTATAAGGTTCTTAGAGGAAAAATTGCCTACATACGATTTTGAGATAGAAGGTGAAGAAGACCCAGAAAGCCTTGCACTTGCCATATCCGCCGCAATCGCCGCATACTACGGGCTATAA
- the hslV gene encoding ATP-dependent protease subunit HslV, producing MKGIRSTTILAVRRNHITVMGGDGQVTLGSSVIKHSARKIRKLYKDSVLVGFAGSAADGLALMERLEGKLEEFRGNLLRACVELAKDWRMDRSLRRLEALLLVADKERMLLLSGNGDVIEPDEPVLAIGSGGDYARASALALYRNTDMSAEDIVRESLKIAGEICIYTNQSFIIEKLE from the coding sequence ATGAAAGGCATTAGGTCAACCACCATACTTGCGGTGAGGAGAAATCATATAACGGTTATGGGTGGTGATGGGCAAGTGACTCTTGGGTCTTCTGTGATAAAGCACAGCGCGAGGAAAATAAGGAAACTTTACAAAGATAGCGTTCTGGTAGGATTTGCTGGTTCTGCGGCGGATGGACTTGCCCTTATGGAAAGGCTTGAAGGGAAATTGGAAGAGTTTAGAGGAAACCTTCTTAGAGCCTGTGTGGAGCTTGCAAAGGATTGGAGGATGGATAGAAGTCTAAGAAGGCTTGAGGCTCTTTTGCTTGTAGCGGATAAAGAACGTATGTTGCTTCTCTCTGGCAACGGAGATGTAATAGAGCCAGACGAACCCGTGCTTGCCATAGGTTCTGGTGGAGACTATGCAAGGGCTTCCGCCTTGGCTCTTTACAGAAACACAGATATGTCCGCAGAGGATATAGTCAGAGAATCTCTCAAGATAGCAGGTGAGATTTGTATATACACTAACCAGAGCTTTATTATTGAAAAACTTGAATAG
- a CDS encoding HEPN domain-containing protein — MTLLVKKLKGILRKLGKEIEKSTNKSLSLLLFGSYARGDFHSGSDVDVFVIVPENWTDIDKQKAMEIITKYNNLYNTLISPIFVKENQLKDLTIRPIIRIYGEVRVEEKERFSESSKLKYADMHLSKAQRHLQRAKQLFEIGMYPPAVHEAYYSVFHSSKAYLFLLGEDPQTHKGVRQLMNPYLFKEKKYVSLSKIYDQAMYMRQRADYDVIGDFIDREECEKLLKDVEIYVRQLEKIIQNLIEKV; from the coding sequence ATGACGCTTTTGGTGAAGAAGCTAAAAGGCATCTTGAGAAAACTCGGGAAGGAGATAGAAAAGTCTACAAATAAGAGCCTTTCACTTTTACTTTTTGGTTCTTATGCAAGAGGAGATTTTCACTCAGGTTCGGATGTGGATGTTTTTGTTATAGTTCCAGAAAATTGGACGGATATTGATAAACAAAAGGCGATGGAAATCATCACCAAATACAACAACCTATATAACACACTCATAAGTCCTATCTTTGTGAAAGAAAACCAGTTAAAAGACCTTACAATAAGACCAATAATACGCATATACGGAGAAGTAAGGGTGGAGGAAAAGGAGAGATTTTCAGAAAGTAGTAAGTTAAAGTATGCAGATATGCATTTATCCAAAGCCCAAAGACATCTGCAAAGAGCAAAACAGCTTTTTGAAATTGGAATGTATCCACCTGCAGTTCATGAAGCCTACTATTCAGTCTTTCACTCTTCTAAAGCCTATCTATTTCTCTTGGGAGAAGACCCTCAAACACATAAAGGCGTGAGGCAATTGATGAATCCGTATCTTTTTAAAGAAAAGAAGTATGTTAGCCTTTCAAAGATATACGACCAAGCGATGTATATGAGGCAAAGGGCAGACTACGATGTTATAGGAGACTTCATTGATAGAGAGGAGTGTGAAAAACTTTTAAAAGATGTGGAAATTTATGTGAGGCAGTTAGAGAAAATTATCCAAAATCTCATAGAAAAGGTTTAA